One Danio aesculapii chromosome 11, fDanAes4.1, whole genome shotgun sequence genomic region harbors:
- the LOC130237303 gene encoding uncharacterized protein K02A2.6-like, translated as MKEDLAERQRCDPVIREVVMCMESGEKPLPALRLEYPDLPFYLREWDRLELIDGVLYRRRREGDSVNFQLVLPEDLRSFALNSLHDQMGHMGTERTLDLVRSRFYWPRMGTEVEHKIKTCSRCVRRKSLPQKSAPLVNIQATRPLQLVCMDFLSLEPDKSNTRDILVITDFFTKYAVAMPTPNQKARTVAKCLWDQFIVHYGFPERLHSDQGPDFESHTIKELCAIAGIQKIRTTPYHPRGNPVERFNRTLLNMLGTLDEKDKSHWKDFVKPLVHAYNCTKHESTGFSPYELMFGRQPRLPLDLAFGLPCKDCKQVSHSQYVQSLKSHLKESYEVASQNARRIAEKNKIRYDKRVTNSSLEVGDRVLVRNVRIRGKHKLADRWESDIYVVVKQAANLPVYTVRPETKDGPLRTLHRDLLLPCGFLPASKIPDPVVSKPNVRHKTQKNPDSQILDSSVSVLEMDNDIPEMMCGAYPIDETRFTTVHQVLRPNVSDEVPHNPEVIHSLSVDKVAQSDQSSDLPADVPEQAPPTENIREHLPVGVPTDSLPNVSEITESSPIPDAKSVNDQENSQEECSGQTQTSDEEGNDLLEDLPRRSTRQRKGPKMLTYPQLGNPLMHVVDSFFQGLNTVLLNALDNSESLNDLPGKSSIQDV; from the coding sequence ATGAAGGAAGACTTGGCTGAACGGCAGAGATGTGATCCTGTCATCCGTGAGGTAGTGATGTGCATGGAATCTGGTGAAAAACCTCTGCCTGCATTACGACTAGAATATCCAGATCTTCCATTTTACTTACGAGAATGGGACCGTCTTGAGTTGATAGATGGAGTTCTGTACAGACGACGACGAGAAGGAGACTCTGTCAATTTCCAACTGGTTTTGCCAGAGGATCTTAGAAGTTTTGCTTTGAACAGTCTACATGATCAAATGGGTCATATGGGAACAGAAAGGACGCTAGATTTGGTCCGTTCTAGGTTCTATTGGCCAAGGATGGGAACTGAAGTGGAGCACAAAATTAAGACTTGTAGTCGTTGCGTACGTAGGAAATCCTTGCCGCAGAAAAGTGCGCCCTTAGTAAACATTCAAGCCACAAGACCCTTACAACTTGTTTGCATGGATTTTCTTTCTCTTGAACCAGATAAGAGCAATACTCGTGATATCTTGGTTATTACCGATTTCTTTACGAAGTATGCAGTGGCCATGCCAACACCGAATCAGAAAGCAAGAACTGTTGCAAAGTGCCTATGGGATCAGTTCATTGTGCATTATGGTTTCCCTGAGCGGTTACATAGTGACCAAGGACCAGATTTCGAATCTCATACCATCAAGGAACTTTGTGCAATTGCGGGAATCCAAAAGATTAGAACAACACCATATCATCCTCGAGGAAATCCTGTGGAACGGTTTAACCGGACTTTGTTAAATATGCTCGGAACATTGGATGAAAAGGACAAAAGTCATTGGAAGGATTTTGTCAAACCCTTGGTACATGCATATAATTGTACTAAACACGAGTCTACAGGATTTTCTCCATATGAGTTGATGTTTGGCCGTCAACCTCGGTTGCCCCTTGATCTTGCTTTTGGATTGCCATGTAAAGACTGTAAACAAGTGTCTCATTCACAGTATGTTCAAAGTCTTAAATCTCATCTTAAGGAAAGTTATGAGGTTGCGTCACAAAATGCACGGAGGATTGCTGAAAAGAACAAAATCCGGTATGATAAACGGGTAACTAATTCTTCTTTGGAAGTCGGAGATCGTGTTCTAGTGAGGAATGTACGCATCCGTGGAAAGCATAAGCTAGCTGACCGATGGGAATCTGACATCTATGTTGTTGTAAAACAAGCTGCTAACTTACCAGTTTACACTGTCCGGCCAGAAACAAAAGATGGTCCACTTCGTACTCTTCATAGAGATCTTTTGCTTCCCTGTGGATTCTTACCTGCTTCCAAGATCCCAGATCCAGTTGTGAGTAAACCTAATGTAAGACATAAGACTCAGAAGAATCCTGATTCACAGATCCTTGACAGTTCAGTTTCTGTTCTTGAGATGGATAATGACATTCCTGAAATGATGTGTGGAGCTTATCCAATTGATGAGACAAGATTTACTACGGTTCACCAAGTGCTTAGGCCGAATGTCTCTGATGAGGTCCCTCATAACCCTGAggttattcattcactttcagtGGACAAGGTAGCTCAGAGTGATCAAAGTAGTGACTTACCTGCGGATGTTCCAGAGCAAGCTCCACCTACTGAAAATATAAGAGAACACTTACCTGTTGGTGTTCCAACAGACTCCTTACCTAATGTCTCGGAGATCACTGAGTCAAGTCCAATTCCTGATGCAAAGTCAGTTAATGATCAAGAAAATTCTCAAGAGGAATGTAGTGGACAGACCCAGACCTCTGACGAGGAGGGGAATGATCTTTTAGAAGACCTTCCCAGACGATCAACTAGACAAAGAAAGGGTCCTAAAATGCTTACCTATCCACAGCTTGGAAACCCTTTAATGCACGTAGTGGATTCCTTTTTCCAAGGCTTAAACACCGTTTTGCTTAATGCATTGGATAATAGTGAAAGTCTGAATGATTTACCAGGGAAATCCTCCATACAGGATGTATAA